From the genome of Halomonas sp. I5-271120, one region includes:
- a CDS encoding polysaccharide pyruvyl transferase family protein — MKVCLVNDTSDDPNWGARATSLALRELIHEAGGQVESTLYQYRIGIAQTEDIASVRDAEVLSGQVEDVAPSRWQEFESRAREVMDGVIFPEIYTALAISDVVLVSGEGCIYDCTRQSRMIYFIAYLAKRFFGKPTAIVNHSIVMNDPVLREIADHVYPLLDDIVFREPDSALACSRGLGRVASDAAYLYQPQGTEWWSRLGSPQESSQDENEGDILRGGAFDPQAPYACIGGGSVYFRGLKPGFDAVPSFSKLCRALQACVGQVILTASSGKDLRIMEPVAERLDLPLAGVNLPIQSAVNLMGNAQVYIGARWHPSIFAHSGGTPVIALNRHTVKMDAFLKQADMQQSAFDPFAIEDQFDDLMAEVKAHLQAGEGLRRRLRSRALRLAGMARENVRLLT; from the coding sequence ATGAAAGTATGTCTGGTCAACGATACCTCCGATGACCCGAATTGGGGCGCTCGAGCGACCTCTTTGGCGCTTCGCGAGCTGATTCATGAAGCAGGCGGGCAGGTCGAATCGACGCTGTATCAGTACCGTATTGGCATTGCGCAGACGGAGGATATTGCGTCAGTTCGAGACGCTGAGGTTCTATCAGGGCAGGTGGAAGATGTCGCGCCGAGCCGTTGGCAAGAGTTTGAGTCTAGAGCCCGCGAGGTCATGGATGGCGTCATCTTTCCGGAAATATATACCGCTCTGGCCATTAGTGACGTCGTGCTAGTCAGCGGCGAAGGCTGCATCTATGACTGTACCCGGCAAAGTCGCATGATCTACTTCATCGCCTATCTGGCAAAGCGCTTTTTCGGCAAGCCAACGGCGATAGTAAACCACAGTATTGTGATGAACGACCCGGTATTGAGGGAAATCGCCGACCATGTCTATCCGTTGTTGGATGACATCGTGTTTCGCGAGCCAGACTCGGCGTTGGCCTGTTCCCGCGGGCTGGGTCGCGTAGCGTCTGATGCCGCCTATCTGTACCAACCACAAGGCACAGAATGGTGGTCTCGGCTGGGATCACCTCAGGAATCGTCTCAGGATGAGAACGAAGGCGATATCTTGCGCGGTGGAGCCTTCGATCCGCAGGCTCCTTATGCCTGCATCGGTGGAGGTTCGGTGTATTTTCGTGGACTCAAGCCGGGGTTCGATGCGGTACCGAGCTTCAGCAAACTATGTCGAGCGCTGCAGGCATGTGTCGGGCAGGTCATTCTTACCGCTTCATCGGGCAAGGATCTGCGCATCATGGAGCCCGTTGCTGAACGCCTCGACCTGCCTTTGGCCGGTGTCAATTTGCCTATCCAATCGGCGGTAAATCTGATGGGGAATGCCCAGGTTTACATTGGCGCTCGCTGGCATCCCAGCATCTTTGCACATAGCGGCGGTACACCGGTCATCGCCCTGAATCGGCATACTGTCAAAATGGATGCCTTTCTCAAGCAGGCGGACATGCAGCAGAGCGCCTTCGATCCATTCGCGATCGAGGATCAGTTTGACGATCTGATGGCAGAGGTCAAAGCACACCTGCAGGCGGGAGAAGGGCTCAGAAGACGCTTGCGCAGCAGGGCGCTTCGGCTCGCCGGTATGGCGCGTGAGAACGTGCGTCTCCTGACCTAA
- a CDS encoding Gfo/Idh/MocA family oxidoreductase: protein MVTRVGMLGMSDGNGHPFSFSAIINGYSDNGMRHSGWPGIYDYVRRRHGSEFGVGDLRVTHAWTQDAEQTAALCRATSISHAVSSPTDMLGVVDAVIIARDDHASHRPLAMPFLEAGIPVFIDKPLTLDLDELRWFTPYLESGLLMSCSGMRYAKELDAWRAGQIDHGEMRLVRGTIVNDWERYGVHLLDAILPLMPSRPISVSALPAAHDSLIVVMGDGVPVHIDALGQVPAMFRVELMSSHHISCFDITDNFSMFRRTLWAFWRQIVDGHPAIPAVETVDVIRTLIAGKLALQNRKEVSLGGFDNLL from the coding sequence ATGGTCACGCGTGTCGGCATGCTGGGAATGAGTGATGGTAACGGCCATCCGTTCTCTTTCTCCGCGATTATCAATGGTTACTCAGACAATGGGATGCGTCATTCCGGCTGGCCAGGCATCTATGACTACGTACGTCGCCGCCATGGATCGGAATTCGGCGTGGGCGATCTGCGCGTCACCCATGCCTGGACCCAGGACGCCGAACAGACGGCGGCCCTATGCAGGGCCACAAGCATTTCGCATGCCGTCTCGTCACCCACCGATATGCTCGGTGTAGTAGACGCGGTGATCATCGCTCGGGACGATCATGCCTCCCACCGCCCCCTGGCCATGCCCTTTCTGGAAGCCGGTATACCCGTATTTATCGATAAACCTCTGACACTGGATCTCGACGAGTTGCGCTGGTTCACGCCTTACCTTGAGAGCGGCTTGCTTATGTCCTGCTCGGGAATGCGCTATGCCAAGGAATTGGACGCATGGCGAGCAGGACAGATCGATCATGGCGAGATGAGACTGGTTCGCGGAACCATCGTCAACGATTGGGAGCGCTATGGCGTGCATCTTCTGGACGCCATCCTACCGTTGATGCCATCACGTCCGATATCAGTAAGCGCCCTGCCGGCCGCCCATGACTCCTTGATCGTGGTGATGGGGGACGGTGTGCCGGTCCACATAGATGCACTCGGACAGGTGCCGGCGATGTTTCGCGTAGAACTGATGAGTAGCCACCATATCAGCTGTTTCGATATTACTGACAACTTCTCGATGTTTCGCCGCACGCTCTGGGCTTTCTGGCGGCAGATAGTAGATGGACATCCCGCGATTCCCGCTGTGGAGACAGTCGACGTCATTCGTACATTGATCGCTGGAAAATTAGCGCTTCAGAACCGAAAGGAGGTGTCATTAGGTGGATTCGACAACCTTTTATGA
- a CDS encoding sugar phosphate nucleotidyltransferase: MFDSLLIDEHRKVLAALHQLEETRRKILYVTNEEGQLRGTLTDGDVRRWILGGGDLEGQVGDVCNHIPYSAREGYRMADIESAMSTHKITSVPVLDDDNCIIDVLFWEDLFQKEGSIKKQEPLALPVVVMAGGKGSRLAPFTSVLPKPLIPVGEKTAIEMIIDSFVQCGVDDFYLSVNYKSKLIQAYFEELEPSYRISYIHEEKPLGTGGGLHALIGRFEGDLIVTNCDVIIKADYHALMAHHGQENNDITMVVSLRHYDIPYGICDIVDNGQLCEMREKPHYNFLVNTGLYVLKSSVLNLIPENQFYHLTDLIQDVKERGGRVGVYPISDKAWLDTGEWQQYCETMAQLRA, encoded by the coding sequence ATGTTCGACTCACTTTTGATTGATGAGCATCGCAAGGTCCTTGCGGCGTTACACCAACTGGAAGAGACCCGGCGTAAGATTCTCTACGTCACCAATGAGGAAGGCCAGTTGCGTGGGACACTAACAGATGGTGACGTGCGGCGTTGGATTCTGGGTGGTGGAGACCTGGAAGGGCAGGTCGGCGATGTGTGCAATCACATTCCCTATTCTGCGCGTGAAGGCTATCGAATGGCTGATATCGAAAGTGCCATGTCGACGCACAAGATCACATCGGTGCCAGTGCTGGATGACGATAATTGCATCATCGATGTTTTATTCTGGGAAGACCTCTTCCAAAAGGAAGGTAGCATCAAGAAGCAGGAGCCCCTCGCGTTACCGGTTGTCGTCATGGCCGGTGGGAAAGGCTCTCGGCTTGCTCCTTTCACCAGCGTATTGCCCAAGCCGCTGATTCCGGTCGGAGAAAAGACCGCTATCGAGATGATCATCGACTCATTCGTCCAGTGTGGTGTCGATGATTTTTATCTGTCGGTCAATTACAAGTCGAAGTTGATTCAGGCCTATTTCGAGGAACTTGAACCGTCCTATCGCATTAGCTATATCCATGAGGAAAAGCCACTGGGGACGGGGGGTGGCTTGCATGCACTGATTGGTCGCTTTGAAGGCGATCTTATCGTGACCAATTGCGATGTCATTATCAAGGCTGACTACCATGCCCTGATGGCACATCACGGCCAGGAGAATAACGACATCACCATGGTTGTGTCACTGCGCCATTACGATATTCCTTATGGCATCTGTGACATTGTCGATAACGGCCAGCTCTGCGAGATGCGGGAAAAGCCCCATTACAACTTCCTGGTTAACACCGGACTTTATGTGCTCAAGTCCTCGGTTCTCAATCTGATTCCCGAGAATCAGTTTTACCACCTCACCGATTTGATCCAGGACGTCAAAGAGCGGGGTGGACGTGTCGGCGTTTACCCCATTAGCGACAAGGCCTGGTTGGATACCGGTGAATGGCAACAGTACTGCGAAACCATGGCGCAGCTACGCGCTTGA
- a CDS encoding polysaccharide deacetylase family protein codes for MANNLTIVMYHYVRPLKESRYPDLKALESENFRGQLDYIQRHYTVVNMQDVIAATRGEARLPEQAILLTFDDGYRDHYEHVLPLLVERGVQGSFFPPACAVREGRVLDVNKIHFTLASSTNPQRLIAEIFAVMDAHRNEYGLPGNAECFDAFSRESRYDSADVTFIKRILQKGLPAPMRGPLIDRLFRQFVTNDERDFAAELYMDDTQLRELLDAGMFIGSHGDQHLWLNTLSADEQRSEVETSLEFMGDIGVPQHDWVMCYPYGGYNNALLALLREKGCALGLTVDVGVADLALTDPLCLPRLDTNDLPSSLDVYSVHSAPASDGHQLEA; via the coding sequence ATGGCGAATAATCTTACCATCGTGATGTATCACTATGTCCGCCCCTTGAAAGAGTCCCGCTATCCCGATCTCAAGGCTCTTGAATCGGAGAATTTTCGTGGCCAGCTTGATTACATACAGCGTCATTACACAGTAGTGAACATGCAAGACGTCATTGCCGCAACCCGCGGTGAGGCCAGGCTGCCGGAGCAAGCCATCCTGCTTACCTTTGACGATGGCTATCGGGATCACTACGAGCATGTCTTGCCGCTGCTCGTTGAGCGTGGCGTGCAAGGGAGTTTCTTTCCTCCCGCTTGCGCGGTGCGTGAAGGGCGCGTGTTGGACGTCAACAAGATTCACTTCACCCTTGCCAGTAGCACCAATCCACAGCGGCTGATCGCCGAGATATTTGCCGTCATGGATGCTCACCGCAATGAATACGGTTTGCCCGGCAATGCGGAATGCTTTGATGCCTTTTCAAGAGAAAGCCGCTATGACAGTGCCGACGTGACCTTCATCAAGCGCATCCTACAGAAGGGACTGCCGGCGCCGATGCGCGGGCCTCTCATTGATCGCCTGTTTCGTCAATTCGTGACCAATGACGAGCGCGACTTTGCCGCAGAGCTGTACATGGATGATACCCAGCTGCGTGAATTGCTTGACGCCGGCATGTTCATTGGCAGTCACGGTGATCAGCATCTGTGGCTGAATACGCTTAGTGCCGACGAACAGCGGAGTGAAGTTGAGACCAGCCTGGAATTCATGGGTGATATTGGTGTGCCACAACATGATTGGGTCATGTGCTATCCCTACGGCGGCTATAACAATGCCCTACTGGCGCTTTTACGGGAAAAGGGCTGTGCACTGGGGTTGACTGTTGACGTGGGTGTGGCAGATCTAGCTCTAACAGACCCTCTTTGCCTGCCAAGGTTGGACACTAACGACTTACCCAGTTCGCTTGATGTCTATTCCGTTCACAGTGCGCCTGCCAGCGATGGCCATCAACTCGAGGCGTAA
- the neuB gene encoding N-acetylneuraminate synthase, with the protein MSASPSTFVIAEAGVNHNGSLDMAIELVDTAKQCGADAVKFQTFKADRLVTRNAAKAAYQHQAVPGSNSQYAMLKALELTDDDFRHLHSHCLDIGIEFLSSPFDASSAIFLDALGMRLFKVPSGEITNLPLLKCIGGFGKPVILSTGMCYLAEVEVALNLLKEAGAGDITVLHCVTEYPAPYAEINLLAMNTLASAFGVSVGYSDHTAGNEIPIAAVAMGARVIEKHFTLDTTLSGPDHAASLAPADFRQMVQAIRHVESARGDGRKCPAPCERPNLDVVRKSIATECPIAEGEVITLEHLALKRPGSGLAPSQLEMVVGRRASRTIAADELLGWGDLV; encoded by the coding sequence ATGAGCGCTTCACCTTCCACCTTCGTGATCGCTGAGGCCGGGGTGAATCACAATGGCTCCTTGGACATGGCCATCGAACTTGTCGATACCGCCAAGCAGTGTGGGGCCGATGCCGTCAAGTTCCAGACCTTCAAGGCTGATCGCCTGGTGACTCGCAATGCCGCTAAGGCGGCCTATCAGCATCAGGCCGTGCCGGGGTCGAACTCCCAGTATGCGATGCTGAAGGCCTTGGAGTTGACGGATGACGACTTCCGGCATCTTCATTCCCACTGCTTGGACATCGGCATCGAGTTCCTGTCCAGTCCCTTCGACGCCAGCAGTGCCATCTTCCTGGACGCGCTAGGCATGCGTCTGTTCAAGGTTCCCTCTGGGGAGATTACGAACCTGCCTCTCCTGAAGTGCATCGGAGGCTTCGGCAAGCCGGTAATCCTGTCGACCGGCATGTGTTACTTGGCGGAGGTCGAGGTTGCCCTGAACCTCTTGAAAGAGGCCGGGGCGGGGGACATCACGGTACTGCACTGCGTCACCGAATATCCGGCTCCCTATGCTGAGATTAACCTGCTGGCGATGAACACTCTCGCGAGTGCCTTTGGTGTCAGCGTGGGCTACTCCGATCATACGGCAGGTAATGAAATTCCTATCGCTGCCGTGGCCATGGGCGCCCGTGTGATCGAGAAGCACTTCACTCTGGATACCACCTTGTCGGGCCCCGACCATGCAGCTTCCCTGGCACCGGCGGATTTCCGCCAGATGGTTCAAGCCATTCGTCATGTCGAAAGCGCCCGTGGCGACGGCCGCAAGTGTCCGGCCCCTTGCGAGCGTCCCAATCTCGATGTAGTCCGCAAGAGCATCGCGACGGAGTGTCCGATTGCCGAGGGGGAAGTCATCACCCTGGAACACTTGGCATTGAAGCGGCCGGGGAGTGGGCTTGCGCCCAGCCAACTCGAGATGGTCGTGGGGCGCCGTGCGTCTCGCACCATCGCTGCCGATGAACTCCTCGGCTGGGGAGACCTGGTGTGA
- a CDS encoding NAD-dependent 4,6-dehydratase LegB, whose product MNSWKIVIIKMNLKGKKVLVTGADGFIGSHLVEALVSQGCSVRAFVMYNSFSSWGWLDHCEPGVRNDLDIFAGDIRDPNGVRQAMKGCDVVFHLAALIAIPYSYHSPDTYIDTNIKGTLNVVQAARDLDVAKVVHTSTSEVYGTARYVPIDEEHPLQGQSPYSASKIGADQLALSFQRSFSTPVALIRPFNTYGPRQSARAVIPTIITQLASGARRLSLGALHPTRDFSFVSDTVAGFMRVAECDAAVGEVINVGSGFEISIGDTAGLIAELMGCEIDIGIDEQRLRPQNSEVERLWASTEKAHRLLGHQPEHGGLDGLRRGLEKTIAWFTESENLSHYKAHLYNI is encoded by the coding sequence GTGAATTCCTGGAAGATAGTGATAATTAAAATGAATCTAAAAGGAAAGAAAGTTCTCGTCACAGGTGCGGATGGCTTTATCGGCTCTCATCTTGTAGAAGCTTTGGTAAGTCAGGGATGTTCCGTTCGAGCCTTTGTGATGTATAACTCCTTCAGCTCCTGGGGATGGCTTGACCATTGTGAGCCCGGTGTTCGCAATGACCTGGATATATTTGCTGGAGATATACGAGACCCGAATGGTGTTCGCCAGGCCATGAAAGGGTGTGACGTCGTCTTCCATCTTGCTGCCCTCATCGCCATTCCCTACTCCTACCACTCGCCCGATACTTACATCGATACCAATATAAAGGGCACATTGAACGTTGTGCAGGCAGCGCGGGATTTGGACGTGGCGAAGGTCGTGCATACGTCTACCAGCGAAGTGTATGGAACGGCACGTTACGTACCCATTGACGAAGAGCACCCTCTGCAAGGGCAGTCACCTTATTCCGCGTCGAAGATCGGGGCTGACCAACTTGCGTTGTCGTTCCAGCGTTCGTTCTCTACGCCAGTGGCGCTGATTCGTCCGTTCAATACCTATGGACCACGCCAATCGGCCAGGGCTGTGATTCCCACCATTATCACTCAGCTCGCATCCGGCGCGCGCCGACTGAGCCTCGGTGCATTGCACCCGACCCGAGATTTCAGTTTTGTCTCCGACACTGTGGCCGGCTTCATGCGCGTGGCGGAGTGCGATGCTGCCGTGGGTGAAGTGATTAATGTCGGCAGCGGCTTTGAAATCAGCATCGGGGATACCGCCGGCCTGATTGCCGAGCTGATGGGCTGTGAGATTGACATCGGCATCGATGAGCAGCGGTTGCGTCCTCAAAATAGTGAGGTGGAGCGGCTCTGGGCAAGCACTGAGAAAGCCCACCGATTGCTTGGGCACCAACCCGAGCATGGAGGCTTGGATGGATTGCGTCGTGGACTAGAGAAGACCATCGCCTGGTTCACCGAGAGTGAGAACCTGAGCCATTACAAAGCGCACCTCTATAACATTTAG
- a CDS encoding NeuD/PglB/VioB family sugar acetyltransferase: MSEFFVVGGGGHARVLIHGLLKLGHQVYGYTALHDEGRLMGARYLGTDLSFHEIETHRSASAVLGMGKVSVEGPRLASFEQYRARGFSFPAIYMVGATVHDDVRAGAGTVVLDGAVVVTGSRLGQACIVNTRATVDHDCELGNDVHVAPGATLSGGVVIGDHCMIGAGATIIHSVRVCAGCLIGAGATLTRDITTPGTYVGVPARRIS; this comes from the coding sequence GTGAGTGAATTTTTCGTAGTCGGGGGCGGTGGCCACGCCCGGGTGTTGATTCATGGGCTTCTGAAGTTGGGGCATCAGGTCTATGGCTATACGGCATTGCACGATGAAGGAAGACTGATGGGCGCTCGTTATCTGGGCACCGACTTGTCATTTCATGAAATTGAGACTCATCGATCTGCATCTGCGGTACTTGGGATGGGGAAGGTATCGGTAGAAGGGCCACGGCTCGCAAGCTTCGAGCAATACCGGGCCCGTGGTTTCAGCTTTCCGGCCATTTATATGGTGGGCGCTACTGTGCATGACGATGTTCGTGCCGGAGCCGGGACCGTCGTTCTGGATGGAGCTGTGGTCGTCACCGGTAGTCGCCTGGGTCAGGCCTGTATCGTCAATACCCGTGCCACGGTCGACCACGACTGCGAGCTGGGTAATGACGTTCATGTTGCTCCGGGCGCCACCCTCAGCGGCGGTGTTGTGATCGGTGATCACTGCATGATCGGAGCGGGCGCCACCATCATTCACTCCGTTCGGGTATGTGCGGGGTGTTTGATTGGTGCCGGCGCTACCTTGACTCGCGACATAACCACTCCGGGAACTTATGTCGGCGTTCCAGCCAGGAGAATCTCATGA
- a CDS encoding SDR family oxidoreductase: MNRSLHDLLNLEGRTALISGGAGHLGLAMGEALAELGANVVIASRDAERCKAIAAGWCDRWPAAQHRGIALDVTDRESVARCVEYLQDTCGGLNILVNNAWSGRKNSWQSIDEDDWYYDVDISLNSVFRMVKQCHPLLKASAGSIINISSMYGHVAPDYRLYEGTDHANPPSYGAAKAGVLQFTRYLASFLSPDAIRVNAISPGAFPHAITQDNQAFMERLKSKAPAGRLGEPEDLKGVVALLASDAGAYMTGQNLCVDGGWAIW; the protein is encoded by the coding sequence ATGAACAGATCTCTGCATGACTTACTCAATCTTGAGGGACGCACTGCACTAATCAGTGGTGGTGCCGGTCATCTTGGGCTCGCCATGGGTGAGGCGCTTGCCGAGCTAGGGGCCAACGTAGTGATTGCCAGCCGTGATGCCGAACGGTGCAAGGCGATCGCGGCTGGGTGGTGTGATCGTTGGCCAGCCGCGCAGCACCGGGGAATCGCACTCGATGTTACCGACCGGGAGTCGGTAGCCCGCTGCGTAGAGTATTTGCAAGACACTTGCGGCGGTCTGAATATCCTGGTCAACAATGCCTGGTCGGGCCGCAAGAACAGCTGGCAGAGCATTGATGAAGATGACTGGTACTACGATGTGGACATCAGTCTGAATTCAGTATTCCGGATGGTGAAACAGTGCCACCCCCTGCTAAAAGCCAGTGCTGGCAGCATCATCAACATCTCGTCCATGTATGGTCATGTGGCTCCCGACTACCGCCTTTATGAAGGCACTGACCATGCCAACCCGCCCAGCTATGGCGCGGCCAAGGCCGGTGTCCTGCAATTCACTCGCTACCTGGCCAGTTTTCTCTCGCCTGATGCCATACGTGTCAACGCAATCAGTCCGGGGGCCTTCCCGCATGCCATAACCCAGGATAACCAGGCCTTCATGGAGCGCTTGAAGAGCAAGGCCCCCGCAGGTCGCCTAGGAGAGCCAGAGGATCTGAAGGGAGTCGTAGCGCTGCTGGCAAGTGATGCCGGTGCTTACATGACGGGACAGAACCTGTGTGTCGACGGTGGCTGGGCGATCTGGTGA
- a CDS encoding cytidylyltransferase domain-containing protein, which produces MIESQRVVAMIPARGGSKTIPGKNLRDLNGRPLIAWTIELALSLEEVDRVIVSTDSEEIAAVARQYGAEAVSRPPELATDTALVLDAVRDLAHRLHQEGEDAAYALLLEPTAPLRRGIDVQSCLQRLHQDGLDSVATFKLADLNPHRAWRIHDGMPETFVEGSVPWLPRQQLPEAFQLSGEVYAFRLDTLAKATRGMLFGRTGAVIVDGRASLDIDNEQDFLIAEFITRESQDEQISA; this is translated from the coding sequence ATGATTGAAAGCCAACGCGTCGTGGCCATGATCCCGGCTCGCGGCGGCAGCAAGACCATCCCTGGGAAGAACCTACGTGATCTCAATGGCAGGCCATTGATTGCCTGGACCATTGAGTTGGCCTTGAGCCTCGAGGAAGTGGATCGGGTCATTGTATCCACGGACAGCGAAGAAATTGCCGCCGTTGCACGCCAATATGGCGCTGAGGCCGTTTCTCGCCCTCCCGAGTTGGCAACTGATACCGCCTTGGTCCTGGATGCTGTGCGTGATCTCGCGCATCGCCTTCATCAAGAAGGTGAGGACGCGGCCTATGCACTCCTATTGGAGCCGACGGCACCCCTGCGCCGCGGTATCGATGTGCAGTCCTGCCTGCAACGCTTACATCAAGATGGGTTGGACTCGGTGGCAACGTTCAAGCTTGCCGACCTGAACCCGCACCGGGCTTGGCGCATCCATGACGGGATGCCGGAAACCTTCGTAGAGGGCAGCGTGCCCTGGTTACCGCGGCAGCAATTGCCGGAGGCCTTTCAGCTCAGCGGCGAGGTTTATGCCTTCCGCCTCGACACGCTCGCAAAAGCGACGCGGGGCATGCTGTTCGGGCGGACCGGGGCTGTGATTGTCGATGGAAGGGCATCATTGGACATCGATAACGAACAGGATTTTCTTATCGCGGAATTCATCACCAGGGAGAGCCAGGATGAACAGATCTCTGCATGA
- the neuC gene encoding UDP-N-acetylglucosamine 2-epimerase, whose amino-acid sequence MSSRRIWVLSTTRADYGLLYWLLREIDEDPELELMLTVSGSHLSTEFGETVREIERDGFRIHRRLEVLLSSDSRTAMVKAMGLTMLSCAESLAEDRPDLLVLLGDRFEIVPVALAAVAHGIPLVHLHGGETSRGALDEYFRHAVTKLANIHFPATEVYRRRIIQMGEDPAWVFNYGAPGLDHLHRSEPVSRDALEEVLGISLDRPTAIATFHPATSDMTAGCRSQVANLLEALEACDNLQVVFSKANADIQGRDINLALARWCADHPDRSRLFDNLGPLVYQGCLRHLDLMLGNSSSGLVEAPSFGLPVVNIGSRQEGRLAAANVISVDNRVDEIRRGIALALSPEFRAQLIHLQNPYDRYGDGWTSRRIKETLKVVPLDTGVTKKGFIDAAMAAGNE is encoded by the coding sequence GTGAGCAGTCGACGTATATGGGTCCTATCGACCACTCGTGCCGACTATGGCCTGCTTTATTGGCTGTTACGCGAGATCGACGAGGACCCCGAGCTGGAGCTGATGCTGACGGTCAGCGGGTCCCACCTGTCGACCGAATTTGGTGAGACCGTTCGCGAGATTGAGCGCGATGGTTTCCGTATTCATCGCCGTCTTGAGGTACTGCTGTCTTCTGATAGCCGCACGGCGATGGTCAAAGCGATGGGACTGACCATGCTGTCCTGTGCCGAGTCCTTGGCGGAGGATCGCCCTGATCTGCTGGTGTTATTGGGAGACCGGTTCGAGATCGTACCGGTAGCACTCGCCGCGGTGGCGCACGGTATTCCTCTGGTGCACCTGCACGGTGGCGAAACCAGCCGTGGTGCCCTCGATGAGTACTTCCGTCACGCTGTCACCAAACTTGCCAATATCCATTTTCCTGCGACCGAGGTGTATAGGCGCCGCATCATTCAGATGGGAGAGGACCCGGCATGGGTGTTCAACTACGGTGCGCCGGGCCTGGATCACCTTCATCGCAGTGAGCCGGTTAGCCGCGATGCCTTGGAAGAGGTCCTCGGCATATCGCTGGACCGGCCAACGGCCATCGCGACCTTTCATCCCGCCACCAGCGATATGACGGCCGGCTGCAGGTCACAGGTAGCAAATCTGCTGGAGGCACTCGAGGCGTGTGACAACCTCCAGGTGGTTTTCTCCAAGGCCAATGCCGATATCCAGGGGCGGGATATCAATCTAGCGCTGGCTCGCTGGTGTGCAGATCATCCTGATCGCAGTCGCCTTTTCGACAACCTTGGACCACTGGTTTACCAGGGGTGCCTTCGCCATCTCGACCTGATGTTGGGTAACTCCTCAAGTGGTCTCGTTGAAGCGCCGTCTTTTGGGCTTCCTGTGGTGAATATCGGGTCTCGCCAGGAAGGTCGCTTAGCCGCCGCCAATGTCATATCAGTGGACAATCGAGTCGACGAGATTCGTCGGGGCATTGCCCTTGCCCTGAGCCCCGAATTTCGAGCGCAACTCATCCATCTGCAAAATCCCTATGATCGCTACGGCGATGGTTGGACCTCGCGACGGATAAAAGAAACCTTGAAGGTTGTTCCTCTTGATACCGGGGTGACCAAAAAAGGATTTATCGATGCCGCTATGGCAGCCGGGAACGAATGA
- a CDS encoding SDR family NAD(P)-dependent oxidoreductase has product MDSTTFYDLFDLKGRVAIVTGGLGILGQHFCQALAEFGANVVVADLDGESAERYAAELGRDTGVRCIGLPCDVSDEASVEALVTSTLEHFGAIDILHNNAASKSDDLGAFFTPVEEYSLAEWRKIMAVNLDGVFLVSRSVGRRMIEQGRGGSIIHTGSIYGQLGSDPRIYQGSEYLGIAINTPPVYAASKAGVSGLARYLATNWASHGIRVNTLIPGGVQSGQNAAFVDRYSQRVPMGRMGQPDDLVGALIFLASDASRYVTGQCLYVDGGLSAW; this is encoded by the coding sequence GTGGATTCGACAACCTTTTATGACCTGTTTGATCTCAAGGGACGTGTAGCAATCGTGACAGGTGGACTCGGCATTCTGGGGCAGCATTTCTGCCAAGCTCTGGCGGAATTTGGTGCCAATGTGGTGGTGGCCGACCTGGATGGAGAGTCTGCGGAGCGATATGCGGCTGAGCTAGGACGGGATACGGGCGTGCGTTGTATCGGCCTGCCCTGTGATGTCAGCGACGAGGCTTCGGTGGAAGCACTAGTCACTAGCACGTTGGAGCACTTCGGTGCCATCGATATTCTTCACAATAATGCGGCCAGCAAGTCCGATGATCTCGGGGCCTTCTTCACACCGGTAGAAGAATACAGTCTGGCGGAATGGAGAAAGATAATGGCCGTTAATCTGGATGGAGTATTCCTGGTGTCGCGCAGTGTGGGTCGCCGCATGATTGAGCAGGGTAGGGGGGGGAGCATCATCCATACTGGCTCCATCTATGGCCAGTTAGGCAGTGACCCACGCATTTATCAGGGGTCTGAATACCTGGGAATCGCCATTAACACGCCGCCTGTCTATGCCGCTTCAAAGGCAGGAGTGTCTGGGCTGGCGCGGTATCTGGCCACTAATTGGGCGTCACACGGTATCCGGGTCAACACCCTGATTCCTGGTGGAGTGCAAAGCGGTCAGAACGCGGCATTCGTCGATCGCTACTCCCAGCGAGTACCGATGGGGCGGATGGGGCAGCCCGACGATCTAGTGGGAGCCCTCATCTTCCTGGCCTCGGACGCCTCGCGATACGTCACCGGTCAGTGCCTGTATGTCGATGGCGGACTCAGCGCCTGGTAG